A DNA window from Oleomonas cavernae contains the following coding sequences:
- a CDS encoding acyl carrier protein — protein sequence MSDTFDSIADIIAETCNIERETITPESHAIDDLGIDSLDFLDVTFGIDKKFGIKMPVEAWMKEVNEGRATTDDYFIMANLAARIDELRAAKA from the coding sequence ATGTCCGATACCTTCGACTCGATCGCCGATATCATTGCCGAGACCTGCAATATCGAGCGCGAGACCATCACCCCTGAGAGCCACGCCATCGACGATCTGGGCATCGACAGCCTCGATTTCCTCGACGTCACCTTCGGCATCGACAAGAAATTCGGCATCAAGATGCCGGTCGAAGCCTGGATGAAGGAAGTCAACGAGGGCCGCGCCACGACCGACGACTATTTCATCATGGCCAACCTCGCCGCCCGCATCGACGAACTGCGCGCCGCCAAGGCCTGA
- a CDS encoding beta-ketoacyl-ACP synthase gives MASRPVAVTGIGIVTSLGKGASVNWDKLVAGQSGIHRLTRFPTDKLRTTIGGSVDFLLEEPFSATQLTFALAHTAAAEAVEMAGLGGPGDFPGELFLAAPPVEHEWPQRQRLDNQAPGTPHTYKGMLAAAAQAGEDLHVDFVNGTIADRLADEFGTKGSPITLTTACASGATAIQLGVEAIRRGQTKAALAIGTDGSIHMEALIRFTLLSALSTNNEDPTKAARPFAKGRDGFIMAEGAGALVLEDAEAAQARGATILGYIRGVGEAADTFHRTRSNPNGEAIIRAMNNALADAGVTPADIDYINAHGTSTPENDKMESFGIQAVFGERASKVPASSNKSMIGHTLTAAGAVEAAISILTLQHQILPPTINCDVPDPTISLDLVPNVARPAKVDTILSSSFGFGGQNVCLVIGRNPA, from the coding sequence ATGGCCTCTCGTCCCGTCGCCGTTACCGGTATCGGCATCGTCACCTCGCTGGGCAAAGGCGCCTCGGTAAACTGGGATAAGTTGGTGGCCGGCCAGTCCGGCATCCACCGCCTGACCCGTTTCCCCACGGACAAGCTGCGCACCACCATCGGCGGCTCGGTCGACTTCCTGCTGGAGGAGCCGTTCTCGGCCACCCAACTGACCTTCGCCCTGGCCCATACGGCGGCGGCGGAAGCCGTCGAGATGGCCGGCCTGGGCGGGCCCGGCGACTTCCCCGGCGAGTTGTTCCTGGCAGCACCCCCGGTCGAGCATGAATGGCCGCAACGCCAGCGCCTGGATAACCAGGCGCCGGGCACGCCTCACACCTACAAGGGCATGCTGGCCGCCGCCGCCCAGGCGGGCGAGGACCTGCATGTCGACTTCGTGAACGGCACCATCGCCGACCGGCTGGCCGACGAGTTCGGCACCAAGGGCAGCCCGATCACCCTGACCACCGCCTGCGCCAGCGGCGCCACCGCGATCCAGTTGGGCGTCGAGGCGATCCGCCGGGGCCAGACCAAGGCCGCCCTGGCGATCGGCACCGACGGCTCGATCCACATGGAAGCGCTGATCCGCTTCACCCTGCTCTCGGCCCTGTCGACCAACAACGAAGACCCGACTAAGGCCGCCCGCCCCTTCGCCAAGGGCCGCGACGGCTTCATCATGGCCGAGGGTGCCGGCGCCCTGGTGCTGGAAGATGCGGAAGCGGCACAGGCCCGCGGCGCAACCATCCTGGGCTACATCCGCGGCGTGGGCGAGGCGGCGGACACCTTCCATCGCACCCGCTCCAACCCCAATGGCGAGGCGATCATCCGGGCGATGAACAATGCCTTGGCCGATGCCGGCGTCACCCCCGCCGACATCGACTACATCAACGCCCACGGCACCTCGACCCCTGAGAACGACAAGATGGAATCGTTCGGCATCCAGGCGGTATTCGGTGAACGCGCCAGCAAGGTCCCCGCCTCCTCGAACAAGTCGATGATCGGCCACACCCTGACCGCCGCCGGCGCGGTCGAGGCGGCGATCTCGATCCTCACCCTGCAGCACCAGATCCTGCCGCCGACCATCAATTGCGATGTCCCCGATCCCACGATCTCGCTCGACCTGGTGCCCAATGTGGCCCGGCCGGCCAAGGTCGACACGATCCTGTCGTCGTCGTTCGGCTTCGGCGGGCAGAATGTCTGCCTCGTGATCGGCCGCAACCCGGCGTGA
- a CDS encoding 3-hydroxyacyl-ACP dehydratase FabZ family protein, translating to MRLEYFQMVDRIEAMDLDAGTITCRAVVPMQSPVFEGHFPGHPLMPGVLLLECMAQTGGHLILARNGYEKMAFLAQADRAKFRSFIVPGDVLEAHSKLTHEGSGYAVCEARLLKDGKTVADAEIRYRVVPFPSLELKEQMLGFVRTLGHPDVA from the coding sequence ATGCGCCTTGAATATTTCCAGATGGTCGACCGGATCGAGGCGATGGATCTCGACGCCGGGACCATCACCTGCCGGGCGGTGGTCCCTATGCAGTCGCCGGTGTTCGAGGGGCATTTCCCTGGCCACCCGCTGATGCCGGGCGTCCTGCTGCTGGAGTGCATGGCGCAGACCGGCGGCCACCTGATCCTGGCGCGCAACGGCTACGAGAAGATGGCCTTCCTCGCCCAGGCCGACCGGGCGAAGTTCCGCAGCTTCATCGTGCCGGGCGACGTGCTCGAAGCGCACAGCAAACTGACCCACGAGGGATCCGGCTATGCCGTGTGCGAGGCCCGGTTGCTGAAAGACGGCAAGACGGTGGCGGACGCCGAGATCCGCTACCGGGTCGTGCCCTTCCCGAGCCTTGAGCTCAAAGAACAAATGCTGGGTTTTGTGCGCACCCTGGGTCATCCCGACGTCGCCTGA
- a CDS encoding beta-ketoacyl synthase N-terminal-like domain-containing protein, with product MTREVVITGQGLLSPLGQDLSATWAGLHDPAAVAAAARTDVMPPFTVYPMAPPPVDKYVPKRGDQRAMGPFMLQGCVAAGMAMEQAGLLGNQDLLKQINLMVGVGGGERDEAVDEAILAALNGASDGNLLAEQLQTELRPTLFLAQLPNLFAGNISIVLGVSGSSRTFMGEESAGIDAVRVAYERIASGQADLFLVGSAFNAVRQDISLLYHAGGYLLQDPGLPFWRRPRAGMALGSAGAFVVLESREHAQARGVTPLPGWPAWSTTGAAANQAKRRRMPGVNGRPWRPGRGLPCCRVPPVSARSPPRSMPSCMNWCRVRPAPRFARRRWPWAPAWNAPS from the coding sequence ATGACGCGCGAGGTTGTGATCACCGGCCAGGGCCTTCTGTCGCCGCTGGGCCAGGATCTGTCGGCGACCTGGGCCGGCCTCCACGATCCAGCCGCGGTGGCCGCCGCTGCCCGGACCGATGTCATGCCGCCCTTCACCGTCTATCCGATGGCGCCGCCGCCGGTCGACAAATACGTGCCCAAGCGTGGCGACCAGCGGGCCATGGGCCCCTTCATGCTGCAAGGCTGCGTTGCCGCCGGCATGGCCATGGAACAGGCCGGCCTGCTGGGCAACCAGGACCTGCTCAAGCAGATCAACCTGATGGTCGGCGTGGGTGGTGGCGAGCGTGACGAGGCGGTCGACGAGGCGATCCTGGCCGCCTTGAACGGCGCCAGCGACGGCAACCTGCTGGCCGAACAGTTGCAGACCGAACTGCGCCCCACCCTGTTCCTGGCGCAACTGCCCAACCTGTTCGCCGGCAATATCTCGATCGTGCTGGGCGTCTCAGGCTCCAGCCGCACCTTCATGGGCGAGGAATCGGCCGGCATCGATGCCGTGCGCGTCGCCTACGAGCGGATCGCCAGCGGCCAGGCCGACCTGTTCCTGGTGGGCAGTGCCTTCAATGCCGTGCGCCAGGATATTTCGCTGCTCTATCATGCCGGCGGCTATCTGCTGCAAGACCCCGGGCTGCCCTTCTGGCGCCGGCCGCGGGCCGGCATGGCCCTGGGCTCGGCCGGGGCCTTCGTCGTGCTGGAATCGCGGGAGCATGCGCAAGCGCGTGGCGTTACCCCCTTGCCCGGCTGGCCGGCGTGGTCAACGACCGGTGCCGCCGCGAACCAGGCCAAGCGGCGGCGAATGCCCGGCGTGAATGGCAGGCCCTGGCGCCCCGGCCGGGGGCTGCCCTGCTGTCGGGTGCCACCGGTATCGGCCCGATCACCGCCGAGGAGCATGCCTTCCTGCATGAACTGGTGCAGGGTGAGGCCCGCCCCCAGGTTCGCCCGACGGCGGTGGCCCTGGGCTCCGGCATGGAATGCACCTTCCTGA